TGCGATGGAAGCGATCTCGAAGCGGGAACCGGCCGCGTCGGGCAACCAGCTGGAGGAGGTCGTTGCTGAACTGAGGGAAGCGCTAGCGAACCCCGCCTCGGTTCGCGGGTCGCGCGCGGAACTCGACCGGTCGCTGGCCCTGTTCGTGTGGGACGATCGCGCCCGCAATCGCATCTTGCGCGAACTCGAGGCTGGTACCTGACGGAGTGGCATTGAGCAGGCGCAAATCCGGAGCACCGCCTCTTTCCCACAACCTGCTATTGCGAGTGATGTGCAACAAGCATATGCAGGTGGGGAAGGAGTCGAGAATGTCCCAACCCAGCCAGCCCTGCGCCCTGCCTTATGCCCTGCCGAACGATCGCGTCCTGCGCCCGACGCTCGTCATGCTACGCCGGATGGCCGCGCACGGCCTGCGCGACGCGCGTGCGACGATGCTCGCGATCGACACGTTTGGCGCGGATTTCCGCAAGCCGCTGACGCTGATGCGCTGCTACCTGCACGAACTCGCCACGGCATCTTGCCGCAATATCCGGATCGCGCCGTGCTGCGCGCCGCGCATGACGCGCGACGAGGCCCTGATGATGGAGACGATCGAGCTGGGCTGCGCCGCGTCCTTCAGTGCGCTGACCGATGGCGGCGCGATCGACCGGGTGTTGCCGACGGCGCAGGCGCTCCAGATGGAACTCGCCGCCTGCGCCTCCCGCCGCGCGGGCTAGAGGCCCGCTGCGCCCAACGCGCGGTCGAGGTCTTCTTTCAGGTCCTCGATATCCTCCAGCCCGACATTGATGCGCAGCAGGCCTTCGCTCACGCCCATTTCGGCGCGCGCCTCCTCGCCCATCGCGGCATGGGTAGTGCTGGCGGGGTGGCACATCAGGCTGCGCGCGTCGCCGATATTGTTGGAGATATCGACCAGCTCCAGCGCATCCAGGATCGCGTGCGCCCGCTCGCGCCCGTCGACCTCGAAGCTGAAGATCGGCCCGAACGCATCCATCTGCTTTGCCGCCAGCGCGTGCTGCGGATGGCTTTCCAGCCCGGGATGCAGCATGCGCGGCACGCGCCCCTCGATGAACTTGCCCAGCGCGAGCGCATTCTCGCTCTGCTGCCGCGCCCGCAGGCCCAGCGTCTCCAGCCCCTTGAGCACGACCCAGGCGTTGAAGGGCGCGCAATTGGGCCCGGTATTGCGCTGGAAGGGGAGCAGGACTTCGTCGATCCATTCCTCGCTGCCGCACACGGCACCGGCCAGCACGCGGCCCTGTCCGTCCATCAGCTTGGTCGCACTGTAGGCGACGACGTCCGCGCCGAACTCCATCGGCCGCTGCAAGGCGCTGGTCGCGAACGCGTTGTCCACCACGGTCACGATGCCGTGCGACTTCGCCAATCCGCAGACGAAGGAGAGGTCCACGATGTCGAGTGTCGGATTGGCCGGCGTCTCGAAGAAGAAGACCCTGGTGTTCGGCCGGATCGCGCGTTCCCATTCCTCGTTCACGGCGCTGTCGATCACGGTCGTCTCGATCCCGAAACGCGGCAGCAGGTGATCGACCAGCCAGCGGCACGATCCGAACGCCGCGCGCGCGGCCACGCAATGGTCGCCCGTCGAAAGCTGGCTCAGCAGCGCCGCGGTCATCGCGGCCATCCCGCTCGCCTGCGCGCGGCAGGCTTCGGCCCCTTCCATGAGGGCGATCCGCTCTTCCAGCATGGCGACGGTCGGGTTCTGCAGCCGGGAATAGGTCATGCCGGGCTGGTCGCCCGCGAAACGCGCCGCGACCGTGGCCGCGTCGTCATAGGTATAGCCGCTGGTGAGGAACAGCGCTTCGCTGGTCTCTCCGTGCTCGCTGCGCCAGGTGCCGCCGCGGATGGCGCGGGTGGCAGGGCGCCACGATTGAGTGACGGAGCGATCTGTTCCTGTGGTCTTCTTCATGGTCACTCGCGCTTTTACCGGGCGCGCGTGGCGAGACAAGCGAAGCCTTGGCGCGCGCGCCGGCCCATTGCCACCCGCGCCCGTGCGCGGCAATCTGTTGCAGGGGCGCGGCACAGGGACGGGGAGAGTTTCCGGACAT
This genomic interval from Qipengyuania sp. JC766 contains the following:
- a CDS encoding aminotransferase class I/II-fold pyridoxal phosphate-dependent enzyme, translated to MKKTTGTDRSVTQSWRPATRAIRGGTWRSEHGETSEALFLTSGYTYDDAATVAARFAGDQPGMTYSRLQNPTVAMLEERIALMEGAEACRAQASGMAAMTAALLSQLSTGDHCVAARAAFGSCRWLVDHLLPRFGIETTVIDSAVNEEWERAIRPNTRVFFFETPANPTLDIVDLSFVCGLAKSHGIVTVVDNAFATSALQRPMEFGADVVAYSATKLMDGQGRVLAGAVCGSEEWIDEVLLPFQRNTGPNCAPFNAWVVLKGLETLGLRARQQSENALALGKFIEGRVPRMLHPGLESHPQHALAAKQMDAFGPIFSFEVDGRERAHAILDALELVDISNNIGDARSLMCHPASTTHAAMGEEARAEMGVSEGLLRINVGLEDIEDLKEDLDRALGAAGL
- a CDS encoding DUF6628 family protein, whose product is MSQPSQPCALPYALPNDRVLRPTLVMLRRMAAHGLRDARATMLAIDTFGADFRKPLTLMRCYLHELATASCRNIRIAPCCAPRMTRDEALMMETIELGCAASFSALTDGGAIDRVLPTAQALQMELAACASRRAG